The genomic interval GACATCGAAATCCTCGTTCGCATGTACTGGGAAGGGGTGGATATTGATTTCATTGAAACTCGCGTGATCTACCCTGAAGGCGGCATTTCGCATTTTGATGCGCTTTGGGACAACGTTAAAATCAGTTGGATGCACACTAAACTCTTTTTTGGCATGCTGCCAAGAGCTCCTAAGCTGATAATGCGCAAACATCCTGATGCGAAAAACAATGTGCATTGGTCCAAACAGCAAGAACGAGGCACGGTACTGGGCATTAAACTGCTGCTAGCGGTCTACTCGTTGCTAGGGCGAGCGACCTTCAATCTGATCTTACGTCTTGTGATGGCTTATTATCATGCGACGGGCAAACAAGCCAAGCAAGCGTCGCAACGCTATCTCGACCAACTGGAGCAATACGCCAGAGAAAAGCGTATTGAGCTCCCAGACAATCTCACCAGTTACAACCATTTGCTCTCTTTTGGTCATACCATGCTGGATAAACTGGCGGCTTGGAAAGGCGATTTTTCAGCGCAGAATTTGACTATCCACGGGCAAAATCAGTTCGATAAAATGATTGAGAACCAGCAAGGTGTGGTTATTCTCGGTTCGCATTTGGGCAACATTGAGCTGTGTCGAGCCTTAAGCCGACGTCATACCCACGTCAAAATCAATGCCTTGGTCTTTACTGAGCACGCAGAGCGTTTTAATGCGGTGATGAAAGCGGTTAACCCCAATTCTGAGCTCAATCTGATTCAAGTGAGCCATTTGGGGCCTGATACCGCTATCTTGCTACAGCAGAAAATTGAGCAAGGCGAATGGGTCGTCATAGTGGGTGATCGCACCTCCACCAGCAAAGAAACACGCGCCGTTTGGGCTGATTTCCTTGGTAAGCCTGCCCCATTCCCACAAGGGCCATTTATGTTGGCTTCGATTCTCAAAGCTCCAGTGTATTTACTCTTTGGCCTGCGTGACGATTCCAGCAGTACTCCGCATTTTGATGTCTACTTCGAACATTTTAGCGACAAAATTGTTCTGCCTCGCAAAGAGAGACAAACCGCTTTGGAAATGGTTGTGCAACAGTACGCACAACGTTTAGAACATTACACACTGCAGGCTCCTCTGCAGTGGTATAACTTTTTTGATTTTTGGAACCTAACAGATCAGCAACATGACGATGCAAGCAGAAAATAATATTACCTTTGGCCAAGGCAGACTGACGATTGAGGATGTTGCGGCGATCGCTCAAGGCGCAAAGGCCACGTTAAATAACTCAGTTGAATTTACCGCCAAAATCGACCGCGGTGTCGCCTTTCTAGAACGCCTTCTTAAAGAAGAAGGGGTGATCTATGGCGTCACCACAGGATACGGCGACTCTTGTACAGTCGCGATACCGCCTCAATTGGTTGAAGAACTACCACTTCACCTCACGCGCTTTCACGGCTGTGGCTTAGGCAAAATTCTCACCCACGAGCAAGCGCGCGCTGTACTTGCTACACGTCTGTGTTCTTTATCACAAGGCGTTTCTGGCGTAAGTCATGACTTACTCAATCAGATCGTTACTTTGATTAATCACGATATTTCACCCCGCATTCCTGAAGAAGGTTCGGTGGGAGCCAGTGGTGATCTCACTCCCCTTTCCTACCTTGCTGCGGCGCTGGTTGGTGAGCGAGAAGTGATCTACCAAGGTGAAGAGCGTGCAACCGCTGAAGT from Vibrio vulnificus NBRC 15645 = ATCC 27562 carries:
- a CDS encoding glycosyltransferase family 2 protein produces the protein MTDYQACFLIPCYNHGETIGQVIDSLQEFALPVIIVDDGSNFATQTQLEQQATRDKVYLIRLAENQGKGGAVMAGIRYAQQLGFTHTIQIDSDGQHDLQALPKLLNASKMHPQRLISGQPIYDESVPKSRLYGRYVTHVWVWIETLSMTIRDSMCGFRAYPVDKTVAVLDKYRLGTRMDFDIEILVRMYWEGVDIDFIETRVIYPEGGISHFDALWDNVKISWMHTKLFFGMLPRAPKLIMRKHPDAKNNVHWSKQQERGTVLGIKLLLAVYSLLGRATFNLILRLVMAYYHATGKQAKQASQRYLDQLEQYAREKRIELPDNLTSYNHLLSFGHTMLDKLAAWKGDFSAQNLTIHGQNQFDKMIENQQGVVILGSHLGNIELCRALSRRHTHVKINALVFTEHAERFNAVMKAVNPNSELNLIQVSHLGPDTAILLQQKIEQGEWVVIVGDRTSTSKETRAVWADFLGKPAPFPQGPFMLASILKAPVYLLFGLRDDSSSTPHFDVYFEHFSDKIVLPRKERQTALEMVVQQYAQRLEHYTLQAPLQWYNFFDFWNLTDQQHDDASRK